From the Lolium rigidum isolate FL_2022 chromosome 2, APGP_CSIRO_Lrig_0.1, whole genome shotgun sequence genome, one window contains:
- the LOC124687995 gene encoding phospholipase A1-Ibeta2, chloroplastic-like, producing the protein MSIAAAVTGTATAAVHVAQRHASPARTTTPRREQSPLNPNSQALRAAGQPSPSGSSASPTDGVRTHIANLDRVLGKPPTVPRPTGSHAHAASKEPQPGSRDQEPLNVRHGLLNALNLSFFVPMPGMRARTAADEHMSPRSLMHMQQLLSADSPRASPRSTIGPRWRALHGEGGWAGLLDPLDSDLRRELLRYGDFVQAAYQAFQSLPTASARHRGLMLPDRSYRPTRSLFATAALSMPTWARRPNTPEWLTQQSNWIGYVAVCESEREVQRMGRRDIAIVLRGTITCPEWAENLRATLVPLDDGETASTTHAAGAEQPKVARGFRSLYKTAGEKVRSLSEDVMDEVRRLMEKYKGEELSITVVGHSLGGALALLVADEIATTIPDAPQVAVVSFGGPKVGNAAFVEKLKATGKVNVLRIVNAGDMVTKVPGVAPRLPLSREHYQHAGAELRIDSKNSPCLRPDVGPASRHDLEAYLHLIDGFTATGSPFRYDARRSVIRLLQLQRGNVKKEYVKRARDLGVDPAAPADVGRSMAYGNCAVASPS; encoded by the coding sequence ATGTCAATCGCCGCGGCCGTGACAGGGACCGCCACAGCGGCGGTGCACGTCGCGCAGCGCCACGCCTCTCCGGCGCGCACGACGACGCCAAGACGCGAGCAGTCGCCGCTCAACCCCAACTCGCAGGCGCTCCGCGCGGCGGGCCAACCCAGTCCCAGCGGGTCCTCCGCCTCCCCCACGGATGGCGTGAGGACTCACATCGCAAACCTTGACCGGGTCCTCGGGAAGCCGCCGACGGTGCCGAGGCCGACGGGCAGCCACGCCCACGCGGCGAGCAAGGAGCCGCAGCCCGGGAGCCGCGACCAGGAGCCGCTCAACGTCCGGCACGGCCTGCTCAACGCGCTGAACCTGTCCTTCTTCGTGCCCATGCCCGGGATGCGGGCGCGCACCGCCGCCGACGAGCACATGTCGCCGCGCAGCCTCATGCACATGCAGCAGCTGCTGTCGGCCGACTCCCCGCGCGCGTCCCCGCGGAGCACCATCGGCCCGCGCTGGCGCGCTCTCCACGGCGAGGGCGGCTGGGCGGGGCTCCTCGACCCGCTCGACTCCGACCTCCGCCGCGAGCTGCTCCGCTACGGCGACTTCGTGCAGGCCGCGTACCAGGCCTTCCAGTCGCTGCCCACCGCCTCGGCCAGGCACCGGGGCCTCATGCTCCCGGACCGCTCCTACCGCCCCACCCGCAGCCTCTTCGCCACCGCCGCGCTCTCCATGCCGACCTGGGCCAGGCGCCCCAACACGCCCGAGTGGCTCACGCAGCAGTCCAACTGGATCGGCTACGTCGCCGTCTGCGAGTCCGAGCGGGAGGTCCAGCGCATGGGCCGCCGCGACATCGCCATCGTGCTGCGCGGTACCATCACCTGCCCCGAGTGGGCCGAGAACCTGCGCGCCACGCTCGTGCCCCTCGACGACGGAGAGACCGCCTCCACCacccacgccgccggagcggagcAGCCCAAGGTGGCGCGCGGGTTCCGGAGCCTCTACAAGACGGCCGGGGAGAAGGTGAGGAGCCTGTCGGAGGACGTCATGGACGAGGTGCGGCGCCTCATGGAGAAGTACAAGGGCGAGGAGCTCAGCATCACGGTCGTCGGCCACAGCCTCGGCGGCGCGCTGGCGCTGCTCGTCGCCGACGAGATCGCCACCACCATCCCCGACGCCCCGCAGGTCGCCGTCGTCTCCTTCGGCGGGCCCAAGGTGGGCAACGCCGCGTTCGTCGAGAAGCTCAAGGCCACCGGCAAGGTCAACGTCCTGCGCATCGTCAACGCCGGCGACATGGTCACCAAGGTCCCCGGGGTGGCGCCGCGGCTGCCGCTCAGCAGGGAGCATTACCAGCACGCCGGCGCCGAGCTGCGCATCGACAGCAAGAACTCGCCCTGCCTGCGCCCCGACGTCGGCCCGGCCAGCCGCCACGACCTGGAGGCCTACCTCCACCTCATCGACGGCTTCACGGCGACGGGGAGCCCCTTCCGGTACGACGCCCGCCGCAGTGTCATACGCCTGCTCCAGCTGCAGAGGGGCAACGTCAAGAAGGAGTACGTCAAGCGCGCCAGGGACCTCGGCGTCGACCCCGCCGCGCCGGCCGATGTCGGCCGGAGCATGGCCTACGGTAACTGCGCCGTCGCCAGCCCGTCATGA